In one Candidatus Delongbacteria bacterium genomic region, the following are encoded:
- a CDS encoding arylamine N-acetyltransferase codes for MSLPQNAIELAAYLKRIGHCPEVEPSPAVLRSLHMAHARTIPFENIEVLLGGVPRLDPAGLQLKLVEQRRGGYCFEQNSLLALMLEAIGFGVRRLSARVRWHGQHVLPRTHMLLLVSAGQEQWLADVGFGAHGLLEPLPFREGAESRVGLWTTRLVREGELWVVQIPEDGDWRDLYAFDLQEQQAVDMELANWYTATHPGSIFRKGLIAQRVTPERRTHLRDRELSVEDASGTSGRSLRDEAEVRQVLEEIFGIQWPTGATSTESDTAGT; via the coding sequence ATGAGCCTGCCCCAGAATGCCATTGAACTTGCCGCCTACTTGAAACGTATCGGGCATTGCCCTGAGGTCGAGCCAAGCCCGGCGGTGCTGCGCTCGCTGCACATGGCGCACGCCCGCACGATTCCCTTCGAGAACATCGAGGTGCTGCTGGGCGGAGTGCCGCGTCTGGATCCTGCCGGTCTGCAGCTCAAGCTGGTGGAGCAGAGGCGCGGTGGCTACTGCTTCGAGCAGAATTCCCTGCTGGCCCTGATGCTGGAAGCAATCGGCTTCGGTGTACGCCGGCTGTCGGCGCGCGTACGCTGGCACGGGCAGCACGTGTTGCCGCGCACTCACATGCTGCTGCTGGTGAGCGCGGGACAGGAGCAGTGGCTGGCCGATGTGGGCTTTGGCGCTCACGGTCTGCTGGAACCGCTGCCGTTTCGTGAAGGGGCGGAATCGCGGGTCGGGTTGTGGACCACGCGCCTTGTGCGGGAAGGGGAACTCTGGGTCGTGCAGATTCCCGAGGACGGCGACTGGCGCGATCTGTACGCCTTCGACCTGCAGGAGCAGCAGGCGGTGGACATGGAGCTGGCCAACTGGTACACTGCCACCCATCCCGGATCGATCTTCCGGAAAGGCCTGATCGCCCAGCGTGTCACTCCCGAACGGCGCACGCACCTGCGCGATCGGGAGCTGAGCGTGGAGGATGCATCCGGCACCTCGGGGCGCAGCTTGCGGGACGAGGCGGAAGTCCGCCAGGTGCTGGAAGAGATCTTCGGCATCCAGTGGCCCACGGG